In the genome of Impatiens glandulifera chromosome 6, dImpGla2.1, whole genome shotgun sequence, the window TGACATGGACAGTGTCATCGTCTCTACTAATCTCTACGTAATATGTTGAGTTCGCATGTCCAACGTTTGTCACAACTCTCAAAAATTGAACAGTGAATGACGAGTTCTTATGCACTGAGGCAGTCATTGCTGGGTAATTGAGATCTTTTGAAGACGTTCTCATCCCATTTCGACACTTATGTTTTGCTCTAAACATCTTTCTCAACTTATCTCCTTCAGAACCTAAACTACAAAACATTTGATAATAATCTTCTATGGAAGTCTCATATACAAGTCCAGGGTAATTAGCTTTCACTGGATTAATATGTCCTGCTCCGTGCCCAAGTTCACCATCTAAATTATACTTTCCATTCATGTTCAGCGCTACATgcaaattaattagtaaattaattcaattttttacttaaaaagtAAAACTAATTGACTAGGGATTTATCAACAATACAAATAACAAAGTGTCACCCTCTTAACCTAGCTATGGGTCAATGGTTAAATTGAATTgttacttcattaattaattacgTACCTGTAGTCATAATAGATGATTTGATAGCAGAAGCAGACCAATCAAAATGTTTTGATTTCACATAAGCAGCTACACCCGCAACATGGGGACACGACATGGAAGTTCCGGATAACAATGAGTAATTACTCCTTAGTGAGCTAAAATTCCTCAAGGGTACTACATCATCAATGTATGGTGAAAATGCAGCCAAGATATTAAAGCCCGGCGCAGCTATATCAGGCTGCATGCCATGCATACATATTAATAACAACATGAAACAAAAGAtgcaaaaatatttcaacaagaATGATGCAAAAGAATGTATGTTACATGTATTTATACCTTAAATATTTCTGGAAGAATTGTATTCGGCCCTCTACTAGAAAATGCGGTTACTATGGGAGCGTGATTGCGAACAATATCAGTCTTCATTATGTGGGCTGAGTGCAATGTTTTGGACTTGAGGTAAGATTCAACATAATGAAAATCATGATCATTAATAATTGCAGTGGGTAGGGGTACGATTGGAGCCAAGTCTTTAAATGTTTCATTTAGTCGAACAATAACCCCGCTCGCACCAGCATTCCCCGCCATTATAAAAACATGATCTAAGTCAGTAGAGTCTAAATCACATAATATGATCTTTCCTTTGACCAAGAGTGGGTCTACACAACCAATTGCGCATTGCctgaaattaattcaaatttggacAAAAGTTAAATGGAGAAATTAGCTACAAGAAATAATTAAATGCTGTGGACTTTTTTTAATTACCTTGCTAATGATTCATTACATTGATGGCTAACTCCTCTTCCATACACCAATCTCGTGTTTTGGTTACTTATCTCAAAAGTATTCACCGCAATACTctatatattacatataaattttataataagtgAAACATTTTAGGCTTTTAGCAATGTACAAtgtaaaacatataaaaaagaaaaaaaagatatttgtaAGAAAAATCAAGATTGCACAGTTAAATTTGGAACAAAATTACTAACCAGTAATAATTTACATTTCATATATTCATactattagatttttttattttttattaataaagtgTTCATCACTTACtctgaaaaaaaaacaaaatgtaaaACTTTTCACAAAAACActtatcacataattaaatattgctatgtaattttttaactacaacttcttaattaattttagtgttTAATGTTAGCATATTCTTAAATTatctaacaaacataaaaatcaacattgaattataacttttaattctaattcttaatcTAAACAAAGGTAGTCAGTCTATAAGGAATTGCTTGGATgtgacaaaataattaaatgtaatacaatgctaataatatatatattatgtttagaTATGAAGAATAAATTATCAGTTGTTACTTCATGCATTAagcatattattaattatgcaAGTGAGCTCTAAAACTacaaaagttttaaataaaaaatgtataagtAGGTTTGGATAAATtaggttaattaattataacttaattacCGCGATTGTGTGTCCATTTCCAAGGACAAGCTTGTTGAAAACGTTTCTATCTTTACTAGCTGCGACTGAAAATATCCATGGTGCAATGCTCGTTGTAGCTCCAATCCCTTTATTCCCGTTGTTCCCTGCTGCATTTACAGTTAAAATGTCTTTCTCTAGTGCATGGAATGAGCCAATGGAAATTGAATTTTCACTAATGTTTAAGGCATGGCCATAAGAAATCGAGATGGTAATAATGTCAACGCCGTCACTAATTGCATCATCGAAGCCTGCCAACATATCATGATCATAACAGCCCAATGCTGTGCAAACTTTGTAAGTAGCTATCCTAGCTGACGGAACACCTCCTCTAGCGGTTCCATTTGCTAAACCAAAAAAGTTGGTGTTTTCCAATATTCTACCGGCCGCTATAGAGGCTGTGTGAGTCCCATGACCTTCTATATCCATTGCCTTGTCATCGAAAAGGTCATAGAACCTCGCTCCAATCAATTTCCTATATTACAAGATTGAAGAAGGATCGAATTACATTAATTGATACGGTGCATGGTACATCAAAAATAACTTATGTATAATACAacaatattgatttaaataaagaGAGTACTTGTTGCAAGAGAATTTTTTGCCACCAACACATGCACCTTTCCATTTTTTGGGGATAGGACTTAAACCTTGGTCAGAGAAACTATGTGACTCGGGTAACACACCGGTGTCCAAGTGCCCAATTATGATGTTGTTCTCAATAGTTGGATATCTGGGGACATCCAGGGTCATGCCTAGATAATCCCAAGATTTTGTGGTCTGAATCTGAAATTTACGACTTTTAAAAACTGAAACAACCTCGTCAACACCTGTATAActcaatgaaagaaaaaaaattagttattaagaatttatgttattttctttataaaaaaatgagataaaatatttacttttcaATTTTGATACTTCTGATGCTGTGAGATTGGCAGCAAAACCATTAAAACTTCTTGCATAACTTCTTATTAATGTCTTCGTCACCATCCTATTACATATAAGCATGCATAAATGACTAATGCCAATAATGATAGGGTATATATGAGATATATCAAACACATATTTCTTAGGATTTataatataatctaattatcttccttgatttttgttttaactcatattttatttatttaattaaaaagtttaatttatttggacTTCAAAAagtattctcttttattaaccctaaaaaaaaaaaaaacagtgaCAACTCAATATGACatacaacaaaaacaaaaactaataattatttaaccaCATACTTATTGTTATGACCTAAAGTTTGGAGCAGATTAACATGATGAGAGCGAGCTAAGTACTCTCCTTCAGGAAGACTTCCCATGTAAATGATGTatacctaaaaaataatatatattttcatcattAGTTGAatgcaaaagaaaaaaaattcagattATAGATCGTTCAAATTAGTTGAACTAGATAAGGGCAAAAGAATGTAGAAATGTCACCTCTCTTTCTTCGTATATTAATTCAGACCTGATGTGAATAATTGAGAacataaaaataactaataagaGTATGCAAGACAAATACACAATACTAAATTTTGCCATGGTAAAATACTTGTCTCCTTTGTTTCTTCGGTGAGAGATTGTCATATTTtcattacaatttatttaaataaataaaataggtaTATATGGAAATAGTGACGCTGCTTTTATTATCTTGGTTGTTTTTCATTACAAATATAgcaacatttaatttttattccaaTTCTAttattgatttgaaaatctcaAATGATTGTACATTTATTACTTTCCAtcataataaaagaaaaatcaaagataaCAATTTTTGCATTAATTTTGAACCTTAAAAGCTAtggattaaagaagaaaaatatcttttcaattaacttaaatatgtataataaagaAACTCCACTCAAATAtgtaaaaattcatatattcaCCTCTTAAGTATCAAGTAATTCATATATTTGCCCTTTTCAGTATCAAATATTTTGAGTATTGATTGGTTtgaaatgataatatttaaatagagaAGTATCAACTTCTTTTGTTCCTATAGGTTTAATTAGTTTTGATCAGCTCATGGGTCGAAAATGAATATGTAAGAATTGATGTAATGTGCAGGTTTTGTATAATTGGAAGAGAGAATGATTGACAAGACAAAGAAGGATGAAGGGGAGATGGAGTGAGTATTTCCTGAACTTAAATGTTATAAGGAAAATGATTTAGATCTAGATACATTATTTGAATGGTATGATATCGTTtggtgaaaatgtgaaaaataacgATAAAAAGAATATGAGAGAGTATTAAATAGGTGTTATTAGGGATGACAACGGGAACCCTACTCGTCGGGTAGcgaagtacccatccccgaacccgatttttattttgttaccCATTCCCGACCCCAAAACTGACGGATATATCTATTTCTATCCCCATCtccgattcgtcgggtacccgataccctacgggtaccccattacccgataaaaatatgaatttttatttattattttctaaatatattaaatattaaatattaaaattacatatgaaaatattatttacttgtaTAGTTATATTGTAGAAGTTGAATAATATACATACATGAATTTCATGTAGAATTAGAGATAAGTTcaacaaaaattaaagaaaatgttgaaaaaaaattaaaaaaaaaatgttattcttGAAATAAGAAGTGAACAGAGaggaaaaatatttgttattaaagaAATGGAAGATTAAGAGTTATGgggaatataaattaaattaatgatggCGTGTTAGAGTGGTAATTGAGTGTTggtataactaattaattaatatatttaatgtaaatttgtaatgatggtattaatgtaatatttgaaaagtcattaaaatttttaatatatatataatattaatatttcgggtatcgggtttgggttttgCACACTTCCCAATCCCCATCCTCGAATTCGAACTCGATTGGGTAATCATTTTCACTCTCTATCCCCGACTTCGACTccaatttaaaatacccgaataTGAACCCGAccatcgggtacccacgggtatcgagtatacgggtacccattgtcatccctaagtGTTATGTATAgatgaaaaagaaaagtaaaggTATGCGAATAAGTCTTAGTTTCGTAGTAagatttgattataattaaggGAAATATGTAAGACCATTGGTTAATGAATGGGGTTAATGATTGAAACGAGGTtgttaaaattgattataaattttcatctagtattacatttataaatattgtaatggATGGAATAGTTGTGTAAGATTTTTGAAATgcataatttcaaattaagagATGTTGATATTAACTTGGGGTGCAATTGCATGTAGTATTGTTGTTGTGGGTTAATAAAAAGGaggaaattttattatttaaatttgaaatgttagaatttttagggtcactattataataaataattgtgtaattgtcatatttaatataagtcaaaataatgtgatctaatgtgattaagtttatggcttatagtgtatttgtcatgaatataaagtgaggatacctaagtgtcatttctaattttatgaagggacTGAATTAGAAATAatctaactataataactaacttaatgttagttatatgtaacggtaatggtctcCATTTTATGTACGAccaattctcctttgcgtcccaatcaacagagagagaaatccattgtcgtactcatcaaatggaagaaccattccacataaagaaagtctaaggaaagagaagattaaagAATCATTCCATACATGCAGAGtctaagaaagagaagattcatgattcatcaaattaagATACGTTTCCGCCATTCagtttttaatttctcacacattaaattaggatctaattaagGATAATTCTAGCATGAAAATGATAAGAGCAAAGTTGGTTTTAAGAGGAAGTACATAAAATCAGGGAAGAACTCAAGATTTAGGGTttgggtgggcttgaaaaaaaattaaggtatacttaaaaaattatcgAGAAAAGTTTGATAAAACAAGTGGATATGATAAGTTATACagtgtttttaataattagataaattaaaaaataatgaattatattgaatttttaaaaaacaattgaagGTAATGtcacttttctttttaaatgtttaGATTCGTCCCTAGATGAATGGAAGAGAAAGAACAATGGatgtaaatgaaatatatataagtatggAGAAAGAGGAGAATAAAAGTGTGAAAGGTTTAAAGCACAAAACTAAGAAGGTAAAGTTACTAAAGTAGAgtatagttttaatattattttatttattgcttGGTATGTTTAAAGGTTTGTGTGGTTGAAATGTTGTTAtgtgtttgaatatttttttttttgactatcattcaattatattaatttcttaatcaATCAAAAGTTTCCTCAAACTACATGATCATTAGTTTTAcaatattttgttcattttctaTAAATAGATAGTTAGCATGTGTATGAAACTCATTTTCTACACTTCAATTtcataacttaaaaaaaaatatcttataatgctttccaaaattaataaatgggCTCATtgcatattatttaaaataaataattagtttcgAAAATGGTGTTTTATCAACTAATTTCCgaattgattaaatactgaaaaatttcaaataaaacacaaaataaatagtaatataagtgaataaataattaaaatataaaaaaaaatagttagttttgatttttgtgtttgtattttgtaggaaaataaaaataaaattaaactcaCCTGGTCAACCCAATTAAAACTTGGTCAACTAAGCTAGAAAAAAGGAACCATAAGAAATTTTAGCTTAATTCAATCATCTAATAGACCGAAGAAATCTGAATCATCAACAGAAAACTCATGGGAGACCGGGAATTCGAACTTGATAAAATTGTTCAATTTTTCTGGGTTGTATGGCCTTAGAGATATTACTATttctacaaataaaaaaatgactttATAGTCAAATTCTATAACTTACATCTACGTAGAATTCCGGAATAAATAGTGAATTTGACATAGGTCTCTTTTAGAGTTTTTCGATTTTAACTTGTTTGGACAAAACTTGgctatttttaatttcaaatttcttGAAGCCTATTGTAATTAGATGTTTTCTCTCAAATGGGCCGATGTGGGTTTTTTGTATTTGAATCATCTTCAAGCTTATCAGATTCTCATTTGCATTTCAATTTGTAAATCCTTTTGAACTTGGGTCTTAACTTGATTACATATCTATTCTAaactaatttgattaattatgggTTTTTGTGCTTTAGAATCAATTTGACAATTACCTATCAAATGATCTCAAAGGGCATGCTgtctaaatttattaaatctttCTGTAAATGTCTATTGTTCCAACTTTACTTCAAAGAAAAAacagtttaatatttaaaaaggaTTAAAATTCAATGTTCACCAACtgattttctatatttttagaATCACTTAATATTAAGTTCAAATATCCTTGTTACAATggtttttgaatttgaatttgaattatatctTACTCTTTCTTCATAAGAAATCTAGGTATTTTGTTtggagacaaaaaaaaaatcatatcatgaCAAACACCTATCATTATATGAATGAGCCTAATTAAACACTTTATTGGACTTCATTTGTTCTCTAAaacttatttgttattatatatttttaaccaattTTAACAATGCATATCATTCCATCTTTATCAATATGCACTTCCCAATTCTTTTGACATTGGCTTAAGTACAAACTCTTTCCTCCAGCTCAGTTGAACTTTATTTAttggttaaatttttttaatgggTATGTTAAACATCTATGATCTACCTAGGGCTACAAATGAGCCGAGCTCAAACCAGCTTGAGCTTGAGTTCGACTcgactaaatatttttaaactcgACTCGAATTCGAGCtcaaacaattttataaatttgagttcgactcgactatttaccttaCCTACAAGTTCGGCTTGACTCGAAAAgcttaaaactaaaattaaatattcaaactcGAGTTCGAActcaaaccaaaatttattttcaaaacgaaaatatcaaacttacgtaccaaaaaaataattgagtaacttgagtttattaattatcgaatgaaataatataaaaaaatgaagcgACAATAGATGAAAAAATGTTTGTGAATAAGTGAGAAAAATTGTGAATAGGGAAGAGTGCTTATGCATAAGTGAGAGAAATATGGGAAAAAACTATTTGTGAATAAGTGagaaaaattgtgaaaaaataaataaatatatattatataattgtgaatatatttttattataatatactagAGAATTAAAGTTTCTTTTTATgggtaatataatataataatgtggattTTATATATGGAGATTGAACatagagaatgaaaaaaaaaatattgtaaattttaggttttaatattaaaataaatataaaaaaatattatatattataaggcTCGAAAAAACTAGAAAAGTCATCGAACAATTATTATATGAGTTCGAACTCGACTCAAATATTAAACGGgtcggctcgactcgaacttgGTCATAATCAAGCTCAAGTTGAGTTTTGATCAAACGACTCAAAAGTAACCGTCATACATCTAAGTAGTCTTTAACTACACTTCCATgtctattgtttttgtatgcatataccaaatttaattttctattcatatatattaattgatcaaatcaattcattaacaTGTAATGATTTAACTATTATATGTTATATGTTGGAGTAATAAATTGCctacatatatattttgaatgagaACATTTAATTTGCCCACACTAGACACATGgtaataaaaatagtaatatttgTGCTATAAAGTACAAATAAGACCGCAATTAGGAGAATCAATACTTGTGTGTAAATCAGGTTCTTCTATAACTAAAAGTTgtgtttatcaaaaaaaaaaaaaaaaaaaaaaaaaaaaaaaaaaaaaattatatgcaATTTATTATTAGAGTAATAATATGGAACGCAAATTTGGGCCGCGAAAATTCaggaaaatagaatattcctttttaaactcaaaatattcTCTGCTCTTACTAATCGATTAATTTATCCCTATTAtcacgattaattatttcattaattttttgatatttaagtaaaataacTCAATACTTTACAATaaactctcacattaaatattttaataatatatttaaataaaatgttggatttattaattaatttcttttttcactaaatcctaaaccctaatctttaaatcttaaaccctaaactctaaatcctaaatcttaaaccttaaaccataaatcctaaaccctaattaatatcattgtttagttgaattatgaatttatctcttttatttttttatatttttatgacttttcaaatTCCTTTATGCAAATTGCTTTTCCAACACCCTCCCATATTCCCAACATCGCTCGactctttaattaattcaaaaatgacttatttatccttatcacctttatatatttatatattcttattttatttattttacttattttattttatttaattattaagtttttttttattaaatttaattaattaatttttaatatttttttaactttattaatttaattaaaaatacaaaatattattatttttatattataattatttaaaatatattaaatattgaaatgtgtattaatttaataaaatataaatatttaatattttattatattaattatatatatatatatatatattaaaatacttataaaaattatttattaaataataattaataattagtctaatcataatattttaattaataatattatatattaataattagtcaaatataatatttttaattttaattaatagtattatatattaataactatttttaattttaattaataatattatatattaataatcattcaaacataatattaataattattaatatttttataaataaaattatctattaaataataattaataattaatctaatcataatattttacttaataatattatatttaatatattttaaataattgtaatataaaaataataatattttgtatttttaattaaataaataaagttaaaaatattaaaaattaattaattaattatatttaataaaaaatcttaataattaaataaaataaaataagtaaaataaataaaataagaaatgtaaatatataaaggtgacAGTGATAAATATGTCATTTTGTAGTTAATTAAGGAGTGAGGGAGGGGGGTGGGAAAAGCAGCTCCcttcctttatttatcaaatatttttttatttattctttatgccctcttttttttttcttcttatttttttattttttgtagtTTCATTacttataaatgtttatctaatatttctattctctccacattaattattaataaattaaccttaatattaatagagatattaattaggatttaagatttagagtttaaggtttagagtttagggtttaaataaattaattagtgagataaattaattgattagtgagagaaagagagataaattaattaattcataaaagaggtagagagaaaaattaattaataagaggagagaaaatatgtttaaatagaatattttattttcgcTGACTTTGCGTCCCCAAATTCCCAttctctatcattactcttattattaatgaatatatttaatatatatatatatattacttattaaaattaataattatttatttttattaaattttcaacttaaaatataaaataataaataaataaatacaatttattttgtaaacttaaaattaaaataaggaaaataatttcatattttttttaaaagagttaatttaaaatcatatataattaaaattaaatatttgtatatatctataaatttatattattattattattttaatataacttttaaatcatataattaataatgggttatttttattaattttttttacttatttttgtatttaaagtaatttttttattaaacatataaaaactatttattaaaatctttgATAATATACTcacttttttctttaaaaaaatcagaattatttttttacaataaaaataaatttattaatataaaaagtttatttaatgtaatttaaaagtttgaaattaatttcacCAATaagaattttctaaaaatattaatattataaaaaaaataatataataagaatgTTAAGATAAACTTGAGAAAacattaatgtttatttaagaatttttttcaaaataaataaataaataaatgttaattttaaaatattttaaaataaaatattaggtttaatgaattattataagAGAAGAAACCTAAAAAAGAAGTATTCCTGAAATTCTCTGCAGACTCTTTCTCAACAATTCATAGGCAAAACAAGGTAAGAGATTCTCCATTACTACCTTTCTCTTGAAACCCTAATCTGTGAAACAGGTGAAGATGTTTATTCtgaaaattatatgatttatatcgGATATTATGAGATTCCCGTTTCTTTTATAGCTTAAACTATGAGATGAATCATGCAATATAATGTCTTCAGTTAGCTTAAATTTGAAAACCCTTTTCCTCGTTTCATCTCATAGTTGCTTTTGTATTGTGGATTGTTTAGACAAATTAGAGAATTTTGACTTCATTAAGATCTGATATTTCTTGGCCCAACAAATAAAACTATGACTGAACTTTGATTTTGAATGAAATCATGATGTTTCATTGATTATTTTCATCCTTCAGGTCTGTAGCAATGGCCATGGAATCATGCATATTCACCGTCCAGAAAACAGTCGGTAATGTTCTCTGTTGTAAATGTGGTATCTCAATGATCCCTAATGCTGCCAACATGTGTGTGAAGTGTCTTCGATCAGAAGTTGATATCACAGAAGGCTTACAAAAGCATGTGATTATCATACGCTGCCCCGAATGCGATAGTTATTTACAGCCACCAAGGACGTGGATAAAAACCCAACTGGAATCTAAGGAGCTTCTAACCTTCTGTGTAAAGAGActgaagaatataaacaaaatcaGGCTGGTAAATGCGGATTTTATCTGGACAGAGCCTCACTCGAAGAGGATAAAAGTGAAACTCACTGTTCAGAAAGAAGTCCTTAACGGGGCTATTCTTGAGCAATCTTATGTAGTCGAGTTTGTAGTTCAAGATCACATGTGTGAATCTTGTTCCAGAGTTCAAGCGAATCCTGACCAGTGGGTGGCCGCAGTCCAATTAAGGCAACACGTCTCTCATAGACGATCATTCTTCTTTCTTGAGCAGCTTATACTCAAGCACGATGCTTCAGTCAAATCCATAAGAGTTATCCAGTTGGATAAGGGAATGGATTTCTTCTTTGGTAACAGGAGTCACGCTTTGAAATTCATCGAGTTTCTAAGGAAGGTTGTTCCGATCAAAAGTCGCGACGATAAACAACTTGTCTCTCAAGACCAAAAGAGCAATACTTACCATTACAAATACACTTTTTCAGTCGAGATATGCCCAATCTGTCGCGAAGATCTCATCTGTCTACCTTCGAAAGTTTCAAACAGCTTGGGAAATCTCGGACCAATGGTAATTTGCATTAAAGTTAGCAACACTATATCCCTTTTGGACCCTATTAGCCTCAGGCACTGTTTTCTAGACGCCGATCAGTATTGGCGAGTCGGATTCAAATCACTACTTACAAGTCAGCAGCTCGTTCAGTATGTTGTTCTAGATATTGAGGTAATCTCCTCAGAAGTTAGCATTGCTGGTTCCAAGTACTTAATGGCTGATGCCCAAGTTGCTCGAGTGTCGGATTTTGGTAGAAATGATACAATATTTAACATAAGAACTCATTTGGGCCATTTGTTGAATCCGGGAGACTATGCTCTTGGATATGACTTATATGGTGCTAATAGTAATGATATCGAGCTTGATAAGTATAGAGGTCTTGTTGTTCCTGAAGTGATCTTAGTGAAGAAGTGTTATCAAGAGAAACGACTGAGGAAACATGGAAAGAAGGTGCGGTCTTGGAAGCTGAAATCTTTGAATATGGAAATTGATCCTAATGCTAGAGGGCTTagaggagaagaagagaagaggGATTCTGAATATGAAAGTTTCTTGAGGGATTTGGAGGAGAATCCTGATTTGAGGTTTAATATATCTTTATATAGGAATAAGGAATATCAGATTTCTGAAATGGGATCTGTAACTGATGGAGAGGATGTGCCTTCTGTGCCTTTGGATGAACTGCTGGCTGATCTTGAACTAAATGATgataatgaagatgaagttgttgatcatgatgatgatggtaACATGAGTGAGTAATTATAAgttatgtttttgtttgtgtTCTATTTTCTGTTATGGGATTTGATGATTTATTTCTATGTTTTGaaagtacttttttttttttttttcatgttttgtttCTCCTTATTGTTGATTTGGGAACATGCACCAAATGGTTGATTCCCCATATTATTAACTCAAGGTTACAtttgataacattttttttagatatatatagatatggaTCCACCCAAATCTTGATGTGAAACtattatttaactaaaaaaaatgtttatttacaattgttattattttgattttcatgTTCAAAAAGTGTTTTGAAATGAggattaaaataacaaattaattgttttgaatgGATTATTTGGACATTGTTTGATCtaaatgattatatttataaataaattaattgatatatatatggtG includes:
- the LOC124943805 gene encoding subtilisin-like protease SBT4.3 is translated as MGSLPEGEYLARSHHVNLLQTLGHNNKMVTKTLIRSYARSFNGFAANLTASEVSKLKSVDEVVSVFKSRKFQIQTTKSWDYLGMTLDVPRYPTIENNIIIGHLDTGVLPESHSFSDQGLSPIPKKWKGACVGGKKFSCNKKLIGARFYDLFDDKAMDIEGHGTHTASIAAGRILENTNFFGLANGTARGGVPSARIATYKVCTALGCYDHDMLAGFDDAISDGVDIITISISYGHALNISENSISIGSFHALEKDILTVNAAGNNGNKGIGATTSIAPWIFSVAASKDRNVFNKLVLGNGHTIASIAVNTFEISNQNTRLVYGRGVSHQCNESLARQCAIGCVDPLLVKGKIILCDLDSTDLDHVFIMAGNAGASGVIVRLNETFKDLAPIVPLPTAIINDHDFHYVESYLKSKTLHSAHIMKTDIVRNHAPIVTAFSSRGPNTILPEIFKPDIAAPGFNILAAFSPYIDDVVPLRNFSSLRSNYSLLSGTSMSCPHVAGVAAYVKSKHFDWSASAIKSSIMTTALNMNGKYNLDGELGHGAGHINPVKANYPGLVYETSIEDYYQMFCSLGSEGDKLRKMFRAKHKCRNGMRTSSKDLNYPAMTASVHKNSSFTVQFLRVVTNVGHANSTYYVEISRDDDTVHVNVEPNVLTFTKLKEKKIIFGDCYREIA
- the LOC124942189 gene encoding 60S ribosomal export protein NMD3-like, with amino-acid sequence MAMESCIFTVQKTVGNVLCCKCGISMIPNAANMCVKCLRSEVDITEGLQKHVIIIRCPECDSYLQPPRTWIKTQLESKELLTFCVKRLKNINKIRLVNADFIWTEPHSKRIKVKLTVQKEVLNGAILEQSYVVEFVVQDHMCESCSRVQANPDQWVAAVQLRQHVSHRRSFFFLEQLILKHDASVKSIRVIQLDKGMDFFFGNRSHALKFIEFLRKVVPIKSRDDKQLVSQDQKSNTYHYKYTFSVEICPICREDLICLPSKVSNSLGNLGPMVICIKVSNTISLLDPISLRHCFLDADQYWRVGFKSLLTSQQLVQYVVLDIEVISSEVSIAGSKYLMADAQVARVSDFGRNDTIFNIRTHLGHLLNPGDYALGYDLYGANSNDIELDKYRGLVVPEVILVKKCYQEKRLRKHGKKVRSWKLKSLNMEIDPNARGLRGEEEKRDSEYESFLRDLEENPDLRFNISLYRNKEYQISEMGSVTDGEDVPSVPLDELLADLELNDDNEDEVVDHDDDGNMSE